Proteins encoded within one genomic window of Ascaphus truei isolate aAscTru1 chromosome 8, aAscTru1.hap1, whole genome shotgun sequence:
- the LOC142500872 gene encoding uncharacterized protein LOC142500872, producing MWDTIVIGVNACGNSVRDKYHCRKRFDDIRSKLKKKIQDQRVHATGTGGGPTPQRLILTPLEELLRPKLLTVVVEGLAGDRDIGIYPSQFPAVAPGGHVSPEMEQVSSPGSASSTLLEEHHGDEDDEYDEDDATEETEIQSCDHEEVPIETVVPPNRPSTSTYDAIVASEGKIVDAENRRHSDMMTVLERMIGLQEETVSQLAHLHRVFIEVPKQLQKINTSFEALVVQQTQANYWRMTNVPQFNTSQPGSVHAGQFSPHSSDIHSPGPNVTGQVADIAVQVPDDILPLPSVQIQQQTPTKEATKTKQDTHETDQPSLVQCLPTCSHVSLGTSPVREQSLPKSPVGESLPKSPVGESLPKSPVGESLPKSPVGESLPKSPVGESLATSPVGESLATSPVGEQSLATSPAREVPEATQSGSVVPKVGGKRKRKIQETTSRPVTRSQKEQKK from the exons atgtgggacacaatagtcattggtgtcaatgcctgtgggaatagtgtcagggacaagtatcattgtcggaaaagatttgatgatattaggtccaaattgaaaaagaaaatacaagaccaacgcgtgcatgctactggcactggaggtgggcccacaccacaacgtctcatattgactccattggaggagctgcttcggccaaaattacttaccgtcgtcgtggaaggcttggctggtgaccgtgacattggaatttatccgtcacaatttccagcag ttgcccctggaggacatgtgtcacctgagatggaacaagtgtcttcacctgggtcagccagctcaacactactagaag aacatcatggtgatgaggatgatgagtatgatgaggatgacgccacagaagagactgaaatacaatcatgtgaccatgaagaggtgccaatagaaactgttgtaccgccaaatcgtccatcaacttccacatacgatgcaattgtagcttcagagggaaaaatagtggacgcagaaaatcgtcgccattcagacatgatgacagtgctggaaaggatgattggactgcaggaagaaacagtatcacaattggcacatctccacagagtcttcattgaagtgcctaaacagttgcaaaaaatcaacacctcattcgaagcattagttgttcagcaaacacaagctaattactggagaatgactaatgtaccacaattcaacacctcccagccaggatctgttcatgcaggtcagttttcaccacattcatctgatattcattcaccaggcccaaatgttacaggtcaagtagcagacattgctgtgcaggttcctgatgacatcctaccgctgccatctgtacaaattcagcagcagacacctacaaaggaggcgacaaaaacaaaacaagacacacatgaaacagaccaaccatcacttgtgcagtgtctaccaacttgctcacatgtgtcactgggcacaagccctgtccgtgaacagtcactacccaaaagccctgtaggtgaatcgctgcccaaaagccctgtaggtgagtcgctgcccaaaagccctgtaggtgaatcgctgcccaaaagccctgtaggtgaatcgctgcccaaaagccctgtaggtgaatcactggccacaagccctgtaggtgagtcactggccacaagccccgtaggtgaacagtcactggccacaagccctgcccgtgaagtgccagaggccactcaaagtggctctgttgtgcctaaagttggtggcaaaagaaaaaggaaaattcaagagacaacaagcaggcctgttactcgctcgcaaaaggaacaaaaaaaataa